The genomic interval GGAGCGATGTCGGGCGATGGTGTAATCTCGTCCGGTGCGGATGATGCCCTGCGGATCTTCAACGGCAACCTGAACGGCCTGACCGGCTACACCCTCGCCAGCTCATCGGCGACGGTGACCAAGGTGTCGGACGTCGTCACCTCGCAGGTGACGTTTTCCGCCCAGATCTCGACGATGTTCATGAAGGTGGTCGGGATGTCGGCCATGACGGTGGGCGGCACGTCCACCGCTACCGCCAGCATGCCGAAATACATCGATTTCTATCTGCTGCTCGACAATTCGCCGTCGATGGGTGTGGGCGCCACGCCGAATGATGTGTCGGCGATGATCGCGGCCACCGCCAACAAGTCGTCGGACGATCACTGCGCGTTCGCCTGTCACGACGTCAACAACAAGAATAACTACTACAATCTGGCCAAGTCGCTCGGTATCACCACCCGGATCGACGTACTGCGCAGCGCCACGCAGCAACTGATGGACACCGCGAACGCGACCGCGACCTACTCGAACCAGTTCCGCATGGCGATCTACGACTTCGGCGCGTCGGCCCAGTCTGCCGGACTGCGCAACCTGTTCTCGCTATCGGCGAGCCTGTCGAGCGCCAAGACCGCGGCGAGCGCGATCGACCTGATGACGGTGAAGGGTCAAAACGACAACAACGACCAGGACACCAGCTACACGACGATCTTTCCTGCCATCAACAAAGAGATCAGCACGCCCGGCTCGGGCGTGTCCGGCTCGCCGCAGAAATATCTGTTCTTCGTCTCCGACGGCGTCGCCGACGAATACAATCCGAGCTGCCTGAAGCCGAAGACCGGCAACCGTTGCCAGTCGCCGATCAATCCGGCTTTGTGCAAGACCTTGAAGGATCGCGGCGTCAAGATCGCGGTGCTGTACACCACCTATCTCAACCTGCCGAGCAACGACTGGTACAAGCAGTGGATCGCGCCGTTCAACGCCGGCCCCTACGGCCCGTCGCCGAACAGCGAGATCGCGCAGAACATGGAAGCCTGCGCGTCGCCGGGCTTCTACTTCGAGGTCAGCCCCACCCAGGGCATCGCCGAAGCGATGAACGCGTTGTTCAAGAAGGCAGTCGCCGACGCGCGCATCACCAGCTGAGCGACAGGTACGGTTTTCGGATTCGGTGCGACCGCCGGGTCCGCCTTGGAAACTCCATCACCCCTTCCTACGTTGTGATGCCGGCCGGGAGCGCCGCGCCGGAGCGGCGCCGTGTCGGCACCACATAGGAGGTCTCGATGGGTTTGCTCGACATCCTCAACGGCATGCAGAACGGCCCGCGCGGCCCGGCCGACCCGCAGGACAAAAGCGGCGGCATGTCCAAGTTCACCATGGCGATTCTCGCGCTGCTGGCGTGGAAGGCCTACAAACATATGACCAGCGGCCAGCCGCAGGCTGCGCCGGCCAATCAGCCGCGCCCGGTGCCGGCGCCTCCGCCCGCGAATACCGGCGGTGGTTGGGGTGACTTCCTTAAGGGCGGTCTTGGAGGCCTGGTGCTCGGCGGTGCGGCCGGCAGCGTGCTGTCGGGCGGGCTCGGCGATCTGCTGCGGCAGCTTCAGCACAATGGCCTCGGCGATGCCGCCAACTCCTGGGTCGGTCACGGCCCCAACCAGCAGATCGGCCCGAGCGATCTCGCCAATGCGCTCGGCTCTGAACAGATCGACGCGATGACCCGGCAGACCGGGATGTCGCGCGACGAACTGCTCGACGGCCTCAGTCGCTATCTGCCCGACGTGGTCGACCAGCTCACCCCGGACGGGCGGCTGCCGACCGACGACGAAGCGTCGCGCTGGATCTGATCGGCAGCGGCCGGGTTGTTGTTGCTTTGGTTGCGGGCGGTCCGAAGCGGGCCGTGAGAAAGGATACGGAAGATGAGCGGGTTACTCTGGATTCTGCTGGTCGGCTTTGTTGCCGGCATCATTGCGCGGGTGCTGTCGCCGGGGCCGAACAATCCGCAAGGCTTCGTGCTCACCACGGTCCTCGGCATCGCCGGCGCATTCCTCGCCACCGCGGTCGGGCAGATGATCGGGCACTACGGCCCTAATCAGGGCGCCGGCTTCATCACCGCCACGATCGGCGCGGTGGCGGTGCTGTTCATCTGGAACAGGCTGGTGGCGCGGCGGGTGATCTCCGATCCCGGCAATCGCTATCCCTACGATCCGCGCTGAGACTGTCGCGGCCCGGTTCGCCGGGCCGCTTACTGCTGAGTGCGGATGTGATGTCAGCCGGCCAGGTGCATGCCGGCGTCCATCCGCACCAATTCGCCGGTCATGCTGCTCGATTTCGGCGTGGCCAGGAAGCATACCAGTTCGGCGATGTCTTCGGCGGTCGAGGCGATCTTCAGCGGCACGCGCGACACCACCATGTCGCGCACCTGCTTGGCTTCCTCGGCGCCGCGTCCCTTGGTGAACCACGGCGTGTCGATGTAGCCAGGGCAGATCGCGTTGACGCGGATGTTCGGCGCCAGCGCGCGCGACAGCGACAACGTCATGGTGTTGAGCGCGCCCTTGCTGGCCGCATAGGCGATCGACGAGCCGATGCCGCTGATGCCTGCGACCGACGAGACGTTGACCACCGCCGATGCGCGGCCGGCCGCCTTGGCGCCGGCGACGAGCAGCTCGCGCGCCGCGCGGACCATCTGGTACGGGCCGATGGTGTTGATCGCGTAGATCCGCTGGAAGTCGTCGGCCGACAATTGATCAAGCAGATGATGCGCCACGTGCTTGGTGGTGCCGGCGTTGTTCACCAGCGCGTCGAGCTTGCCCCAGGGGGCAGCGGCTTCGACGATGCGTTTGCAATCCTCGTCCTTGGCGACGTCGCCCTGCACCACGATGACTTCGGTGGCGCCGAGCTTGCGGCACTCTTCGGCGGTCTTTTCGGCGTCGTCCTTGCTCGATGCGTAGTTGATCACCAGCCGCGCGCCGTCCTTGGCGAGGATCTTGGCGGTCGCGGCGCCGAGGCCCGAGGCCGACCCGGTGACGATTACGTTCAGTCCGTCTGACATCTTCACTCCCTTTGCATCGAACCGGCTTCGCCGCGTCGCCGCAACCATATCGGTTGCGATATCGAGAGCAAGCCGACAAAGCCCATGATGCGGAATAAGCCTGCGGCGTGAGGCGTTTCGACCATGTCCGGCGCGCAATCCGCCCCGTGCCGGCTGCGCTTGTGTTCGTTTCAGCTTTTCCGCATCATGCCGCGCAACAACAAGACCAGCACACATGCTTGGCGATCCGCCGGGAGCTGAGTGCGCAACCGGGAAACGCCGTGACGGAGACCGACAATATCGTCGTCGAGACCGCGGAGAAGATCTTCGCCGACCTCGCCGATGCGCAAACCATCAACGCCGACAAAGCCGAAACCTGGAAGGCGCCACTGTGGCAGGCGCTGAGTGAATCCGGGCTGCCGCTGTCATGGGTGCCGGAGGAATTCGGCGGCTCGGGCGCGAGCCTTGCCGAAGGCTTCGGCGTCCTCAACGCAGCAGGCCGCGCCGGCCTCGCAGTGCCGCTCGCCGAGACCATGCTGGCCGGCTGGCTGTTGGCGCAGGGCAAGATCGCGGCGCCGGAAGGCGCCATGACGATCGCGCCGGCCCATCCGAAAGATCGCCTCACGCTCGATGCCGATGGCAAGCTGTCGGGTCGTGCGCGCAGCGTGCCGTTCGCGCAAGACGCACAGCATATCGCCGTGCTGGCGCAGAGCGCCGCCGGCGCGAAGATCGCGCTGGTCCAGGCGTCGGCCTGCCGAATTGACAAGGGCCTCGGCCTTGGTGGCGATGCGTCGGACGTCGTCACCTTCGACAAGGTTGCGCCGATTACCACGGCGCCCGCGCCCCAAGGGGTCGATCAGACTTCGCTGATGCTGATGGGCGCCGTCGCGCGCAGCCTGCAGATCGCCGGCGCGCTGGAAACGCTGCTCGACCGCAGCGTGACCTACGCCAATGAGCGCGTCGCGTTCGAAAAGAAGATCGGCAAATTCCAGGCGGTGCAGCACAATCTTGCGAAGCTCGCCGGCGAGACGTCTGCTGCTTTGGCCGCCGCAACCTCCGCCGCCGATGCGATCAGCAGCGCCGAAGGCTTCGACGACGCCGTGTTCCTCGAAGCCAGTGCGGCCAAGATCCGCTGCGTTGAAGCGGCTGAGAAAGGCGCGGCGATCGCCCATCAGGTGCACGGCGCGATCGGCTTCACCCGCGAGCACATCCTGCATCGCTTCAGCCTGCGCGCGCTCGCCTGGCGCGACGATTTCGGCAACGAAAGCCATTGGGCGGTCGAGCTCGGCCGCATGGTCGCGGCGCGGGGCGCCGATGATTTGTGGCCGCTGGTCGCTTCGCGCTGACCGCATCAACGTAGCGAGATAATGCGATGACCGCCGCCCTCCGTTTCGATCCGATCCGCCTGCCGCCCGTCTGCGAAGAACTGCGCAAAGAAGTCCGCGCCTTCCTCGCCGAAGAGATCGCCGCCGGCACCTTCGATCCCAATAAGCCGCAGCGCGAAGATTCCGACGCGCCTGAATTCTCCCGCCGCGTCGGTGAGCGCGGCTGGCTCGGCATGACCTGGCCGAAGAAATACGGCGGCCACGAGCGCACCTTCCTGGAGCGCTACGTCGTCACCGAAGAGATGCGTGTCGCCAATGCGCCGACCCGGCGGTTCTTCGTCGCCGATCGCCAGAGCGGTCCGGTGCTGCTGAAATACGCGCCCGAGCACATCAAGATGGACATTCTCCCGCGGATCTGCCGCGGCGAATTGTGCTTCGCGATCGGCATGAGTGAGCCGAATTCCGGCTCCGATCTGTTCGCCGCCAAGACCAAGGCGACCAAGACCGACGGCGGCTACCTGATCAACGGCTCGAAGATCTGGACCACCTCGGCGCACATCGCCGACTACATGATCGCGATTTTCCGTACCTCGCCGCCGACCAAGGAAAACCGTCGCCACGGGCTCACCCAGTTCCTGGTCAACATGAAGTCGCCGGGCATCAAGGTGAACCCGATCGCGCAGATCACCGGGCAGTACGAATTCAACGAGGTGGTGTTCACCGACGTGTTCGTGCCGGACGATCATCTGCTCGGCGAGGTCGATGGCGCCTGGAAGCAGGCGACCTCCGAACTCGCCTACGAGCGTTCGGGGCCGGAACGCTTTCTCGAGACCTACTACGTGCTCACCGAACTGGTGCGCGCACTCGGTCCCGATCCGGACACCCGCGGCGCCGAGGGCATCGGCCGGCTGGTGGCGCAACTCCACACCATGCGGCGGATGTCGGTGTCGGTCGCCGGCATGCTGCAGGCCGGCAAGGAGCCGGTGGTGGAAGCCTCGATCGTCAAGGACATCGGCACGATCTGGGAGCAGCAACTGCCGCACCGGGTGCGTGAGCTCGCCGCCTTCGTCGACGGCGAGGCATCGAATCATGCAACCCTCGATGAACTGACGGCGTTCGCCACCAAGCTGGCGCCGAAGCTCACCATCCAGGGTGGCACCACCGAGGTGCTGCGCGGCATCATCGCCCGCGGGCTCGGCCTGCGCTGACGCCGGCGCGCATCGAACGATCGAGGATCAATCATGAGCAGCTACACCGATATCGCGGTCGAAAAGACCGGCCACGTCGCTACCATCGAAATCCAGCGGCCGCCGCTGAATTTCTTCGACATCTCGCTGATCCGGCAGATCGCCAACGCGCTCGATGAGATCGACGCCGATCCGCAAGTGCGCGCCACCGTGCTGGCGGCGCAAGGCAAGGCGTTCTGCGCCGGCGCCAATTTCGGCGATCCGGCCCGGCAGGAGGTCGACCCGGCGGCGGCGAAGGGCGATCCGGCCGACAGCCTCGGCGAGATCGGTCATCTGTACTACGAGGCGGTGCGGATCTTCCGCGCCAAGAAGCCGATCATCGCAGCGGTGCACGGCGCTGCGATCGGTGGAGGACTGGGTCTTGCGGTGTCGGCGGACTTCCGCGTCACCTGCGCAGAGGCGCGGTTCTCGGCCAACTTCACCAAGCTCGGGTTTCACCCAGGTTTCGGCCTGACCGTGACGCTGCCGGAGCTGATCGGCAAGAACAACGCCGAGCTGATGTTCTACACCTCGCGCCGCGTCACCGGCGAAGAAGCGGTGCAGATGGGCTTGGCCAACGTGCTGGTGCCGATCAACGAAGTGCGCAGCGGCGCGCTGAAGCTCGCCCGCGAGATTGCCGAATGCTCGCCGCTCGGCCTGCTGTCGACCCGCGCCACCATGCGCGCCGGGCTGGCCGACCGGGTGATGCAAGCCACCAAGCACGAACTCGCCGAGCAGACCCGCCTGCGCGCCACCGAAGACTTCAAGGAAGGCGTCAAAGCCACCGAAGAACGCCGCGTCGCGCATTTCAAGGGGCGCTAACTTTGCTCACTGGCACGTCATTCCGGGGCAGGCGCGCCAGCGCGTGAACCCGGAATCCCGAAGTTGTTTCCCAAGTCATCGGCCCTCATGGTGAGGAGGCGCGTAGCGCCGTCTCGAACCATGAGGTTGTGGTGCACGGCGTGGCTCGCAGCCATCCTTCGAGACGCCCGGCTTAGCCGGGCTCCTCAGGATGAGGCCATGCAGGTTGTTAGTTCTTCAGCCTGAACTCGACGCCTGCCAGGCGGAAGCCGTTGGCGGTGAGCGGCACGCCCTGCGCTTGTGCGGTTGCGCGGACCGTCTCGGGAGCCGCCACCTTGAACGTCAGCGCCGTCATCGCTTCGCTGGCGCCCTGCACGAACCGGAACGTGGCGTTCGGCAGGCGCAGTTCGGCGACGCCATCCGCATTCGTCTCCACAGGCAG from Rhodopseudomonas palustris carries:
- a CDS encoding TadE/TadG family type IV pilus assembly protein, translating into MTFSRSIARFSRDRRGNIAVIFALVLVPLISAIGCAVDYSRANALRSKLQAAADAASVGAVSRTSPAYVAAGAMSGDGVISSGADDALRIFNGNLNGLTGYTLASSSATVTKVSDVVTSQVTFSAQISTMFMKVVGMSAMTVGGTSTATASMPKYIDFYLLLDNSPSMGVGATPNDVSAMIAATANKSSDDHCAFACHDVNNKNNYYNLAKSLGITTRIDVLRSATQQLMDTANATATYSNQFRMAIYDFGASAQSAGLRNLFSLSASLSSAKTAASAIDLMTVKGQNDNNDQDTSYTTIFPAINKEISTPGSGVSGSPQKYLFFVSDGVADEYNPSCLKPKTGNRCQSPINPALCKTLKDRGVKIAVLYTTYLNLPSNDWYKQWIAPFNAGPYGPSPNSEIAQNMEACASPGFYFEVSPTQGIAEAMNALFKKAVADARITS
- a CDS encoding YidB family protein, whose translation is MGLLDILNGMQNGPRGPADPQDKSGGMSKFTMAILALLAWKAYKHMTSGQPQAAPANQPRPVPAPPPANTGGGWGDFLKGGLGGLVLGGAAGSVLSGGLGDLLRQLQHNGLGDAANSWVGHGPNQQIGPSDLANALGSEQIDAMTRQTGMSRDELLDGLSRYLPDVVDQLTPDGRLPTDDEASRWI
- a CDS encoding GlsB/YeaQ/YmgE family stress response membrane protein, producing MSGLLWILLVGFVAGIIARVLSPGPNNPQGFVLTTVLGIAGAFLATAVGQMIGHYGPNQGAGFITATIGAVAVLFIWNRLVARRVISDPGNRYPYDPR
- a CDS encoding SDR family NAD(P)-dependent oxidoreductase; this encodes MSDGLNVIVTGSASGLGAATAKILAKDGARLVINYASSKDDAEKTAEECRKLGATEVIVVQGDVAKDEDCKRIVEAAAPWGKLDALVNNAGTTKHVAHHLLDQLSADDFQRIYAINTIGPYQMVRAARELLVAGAKAAGRASAVVNVSSVAGISGIGSSIAYAASKGALNTMTLSLSRALAPNIRVNAICPGYIDTPWFTKGRGAEEAKQVRDMVVSRVPLKIASTAEDIAELVCFLATPKSSSMTGELVRMDAGMHLAG
- a CDS encoding acyl-CoA dehydrogenase family protein gives rise to the protein MTETDNIVVETAEKIFADLADAQTINADKAETWKAPLWQALSESGLPLSWVPEEFGGSGASLAEGFGVLNAAGRAGLAVPLAETMLAGWLLAQGKIAAPEGAMTIAPAHPKDRLTLDADGKLSGRARSVPFAQDAQHIAVLAQSAAGAKIALVQASACRIDKGLGLGGDASDVVTFDKVAPITTAPAPQGVDQTSLMLMGAVARSLQIAGALETLLDRSVTYANERVAFEKKIGKFQAVQHNLAKLAGETSAALAAATSAADAISSAEGFDDAVFLEASAAKIRCVEAAEKGAAIAHQVHGAIGFTREHILHRFSLRALAWRDDFGNESHWAVELGRMVAARGADDLWPLVASR
- a CDS encoding acyl-CoA dehydrogenase family protein codes for the protein MTAALRFDPIRLPPVCEELRKEVRAFLAEEIAAGTFDPNKPQREDSDAPEFSRRVGERGWLGMTWPKKYGGHERTFLERYVVTEEMRVANAPTRRFFVADRQSGPVLLKYAPEHIKMDILPRICRGELCFAIGMSEPNSGSDLFAAKTKATKTDGGYLINGSKIWTTSAHIADYMIAIFRTSPPTKENRRHGLTQFLVNMKSPGIKVNPIAQITGQYEFNEVVFTDVFVPDDHLLGEVDGAWKQATSELAYERSGPERFLETYYVLTELVRALGPDPDTRGAEGIGRLVAQLHTMRRMSVSVAGMLQAGKEPVVEASIVKDIGTIWEQQLPHRVRELAAFVDGEASNHATLDELTAFATKLAPKLTIQGGTTEVLRGIIARGLGLR
- a CDS encoding enoyl-CoA hydratase/isomerase family protein, with product MSSYTDIAVEKTGHVATIEIQRPPLNFFDISLIRQIANALDEIDADPQVRATVLAAQGKAFCAGANFGDPARQEVDPAAAKGDPADSLGEIGHLYYEAVRIFRAKKPIIAAVHGAAIGGGLGLAVSADFRVTCAEARFSANFTKLGFHPGFGLTVTLPELIGKNNAELMFYTSRRVTGEEAVQMGLANVLVPINEVRSGALKLAREIAECSPLGLLSTRATMRAGLADRVMQATKHELAEQTRLRATEDFKEGVKATEERRVAHFKGR